The DNA region atgcttgtgtatgtttatttttaagccaagcaggaaaagcccttcaagtaaggcaattggtggaaggtagggacaagcaacctgtcccccactattcagttgagtcttctccttgctcccattacatggttgtagcattgagatcaaaagcccaagatctgtcgtgtcagagtcatcgagtatagaagggttcccctattctggacccatgctcatttgtcagctctccctggttagggataagagctgtgaggtctcatcctcacttcatcctttcatctgcttcaccttagcctcgtaatggcaaggttaagagcaaatccagcccatacagacgacttgctgaggcagtcaaacctgattgattgagccccttgtttggttatagtgggtgctatgtggatatctgattgacatgtttgtttgagatgcctgttctcatttaatgttgatatatgattgtatgcttgtgtgctagcttctttcctggttaggttagtttgcttatgcaagtaggatagaaaaccgaacttagggttaacgatgcatgacaacattaggctcgagtctcagctccctagttgtgtgtctttcccggtttctggttagcaatttagtccccttcaggggaactacatcgccctgatcctcgtgccagacgaggtatgtaggcaggaggtcgtgcgagacctctccgggcgcctttttatttatttgttggtttgtttgctttgttatctgattatgtatgtttgggttcggatgccgacgtaagcccagtgattggctgtcgggctccatgtttgcccttttgagtgtgttttggttcggatgccgacgtaattccatcaagtggtagtcgggctccatgtttgccacccttatttgtttgtgttgttttgtgttgtttggcgtgcgtaagccgaactacagtggctctgattcttgttccagacaagatatgtaggcataaggtgcgataccttatcgagcccgttcctcttaaccccacctgcgttccccgtgtgtgtgtgtgatgtttagcaaccttttcttttcttagaacgtggatccctaggagtacctaggacgtgaggggtgctaataccttcccctcgcgtaaccgactcccgaaccttttctctctggtcgcgagaccatgtctttccaggtttctctgagcgtttcctttccctatcttgggataaataacatttagtggcggctctgtgtggTTTTATTTTcgagcttcgccggttgatttttcgcaggatgcgacagctggcgactctgctggggattatctggatgtagacctatgctggtccatcgtccctaagcgagtccttcctagcgttctaggattggttttggttgcttgtattgtttatttattgcatttattattctaacccaTGTATATACTTGCATTAATACGTGCATGCATCATTACTGTCATgttgccatcttcctctgcaggtggttctgttactttggggtgggtgttctgagtggggctaaaacccaggcccgagtatacacctaggattagcgtggtctcacgtcgctcatgtgtcggttgggcatattgttgcgacgtgacataccacaagtcggacgaggttcatctgagaagtgctcttccagtggggttctccactttggttgggttatctcttttgggctgttgactctgatgaccgatcatttcccggatctttggtttagacgatcttaagggagctacaatggcacacccgcaagggcaaacccattgagtatctccgcccgattgtcgagactattatccgccttaggatgacctgtttagaattaACCTGTGAGGGGAGGTTGATTTGTTCAGAGGCATAATCAGATGGTGACCTTTTGAgctgtgattcagagacatatTTATGAGTCAGATTTATGGTTATTTgttgccgtgacgccggagtgctgtctgtgatttatcagtggggatccgtttatttcggattccccgggccgagatatttatcagtggggacccgtttatttcggattccctgggccgattcagatggtgatggTGTGTCTGATCAGAGACcagtggtgatgatgatgtatctgtcttccgtttatttcggaacccgtgggtcagaattgtgattgtgtattcctcagatggttatgatcagttcagagcccagattcagtgcagatgaccagatggcttggaggatggcaacgcattgcattcattcatcagcatcattgcatcttgcattaattacatctaacacatgtttacccatatgcagggaccctttGGATCGAGATCTTGGCTGAGAGACTTTCTATTCAGAGATGAGAAGACCCGGCTTGAAGGATGATGTtgcttacagtttctttgacccggatatcagtgtgctgaaggatatgatagcgTTGATcactcctgaccatgtggggttgtttcgtgaggtgtatgggggtattctgaagacAGTTTTCAGGCTCATGGATAGAGAcaggagtgccatccatactctaCTTCAGTTTTACGATCCTGAGCTGAGGTGTTTCGTCTTCCCAGATTACGTGCTAGGGCCGATGTTGGAAGATTATGCTGATATTTTGAATATCCAGATCAGGGATCAGGTTCCTTTCCGtgttactaaggaagaacctgatattggtgggatttcTCGTGCCTTCTATCTGAGTCCAGAGGTTGTGAAGGGTAATCTGAAGGAGAAGGGtaagttgcctggttttcatctgagtttcctagaggctaaggCTAAAGAGCAGTCAGAATTGGGGAATTGGGAAGCTGTCTGTGCTCTGGTTGCGgcgagcatttatgggatcattctgtttccgaaccagaagaactttgtggatatcaatgccatccgcttgtttattcgaaggaatcctatccctacattgattggagatgtctattattcggttcataaccggaatgagaagaggcgtgggggtcTGATTCGATGCTGTGCGCAGTTATTGGtcaagtggtttatgggttacttgccatccaagggtgcttttgttcttctgggtcagaatgttaattgggcgaccaaaCTGATGGGTTTGAGGGCTAAGGACATAGATTGGACTCACAGCAGCGGGGTTGGCCAAGATTTTATTTGCAGTTGcaggggttttcccaatgtgccacttataggggtgcagggttgcattaattataacccgacacttcttaagaggcagatgggattcgctatggagcttCCACCATACAAGAGTGATGTTCAGGAATCTgtgtacttcccggttgagggtaatcaggATAGGGTGAAGCAGATATCCGATGCATGGCGCAgtattcaaaggaaaggcaaggcTTCTTGGGGTAGGGCTAACAACAGATCTTTTCCCTCATTcgatgattggctcagaaagagaGTGGAActtacttgtctaccgtttcctatggtCGATCCGTGGTATCCGTTGGTTGAGGAGACTCCTTCTACTGTCAGTATGGATGAGTTCTTAGAGATGAAGCGGGAACGAGATCAGCTGCTTGCAGAGAAGACGGAATTGGAGATGAatgttgctcgggttcagagaGCCAATCAGGAGCTCAAAGcaaagatggaagatcaagacaagcggcATGCCCTGAATGCAAAGCGCTTCGAGATGGATACcgcctactatgggaaggttagtcaggctttggcatcttcgGCAAAGGAGCATGATATCACTAAGGAGAACCTGTTCAGAGCATCAAAGGTGATagaagatgagaagaggaggcaaatcctagtcagggatcagagggatgagagagccagagtcctcgctgcagagtgggaggcggagaaagcaaagatcagggccgagagagatcattaatggcagagagagaccactacttcagacagatgaagattcatcagaaggaagttggaagactacagcaggagaacatagagctcaggttcgccgcagagttcgcaaggatggaaggcgagatagggccatctgcgggaccctcatccagttagATCTTTCTTTTGTTGtgaattaccgtcaggcttgttgacggaattcacttgtctgtatttctttcctattctggaggattgtatctGACCTTATCGGGTTGATGTATGACTATTGCACTGATTGTGCACTTTTGCTATGTGATGGTGATTTTTCATTCAATGATtggttttcaagctttatttgctttgctgTATGCACTCTCAcgagcacacacatggttgggggtatcatgctaaatcacatatctccgatctgcacgacaaaatcaaacactgctaatcagaatattgatgccggattattatttgtctcgatgatgccagggtcgagagacagagtgtccttcatatggatatgcactgcatacatgcataatcatgataacttgtgttttattttgcaggtgacTATTACTAACGTGTTTGTTTGTAAccaggaatcattgctcgcgctcgaagagtagtacccctgcactcaactcgccctcacagatattacacaagaagaaacactcccagactcatggagcttcccagtgctgatatgctggaattgaaggagaaaatgaccgaactgatcaatataatgcaaggttttgccattggtcagaaggctctcgcagataaagttgagaaactcgagcgggtttctgctcagaacagtggggtcaacctggatggagtctccaaccaggggcagggatctcgtgatggtggaaagaggacagCAGTTGGTttggtgaataatgctggtgctgctggtcaacctgggcctagtcagaatatgaaagacaactttgtgcctccgttttatgggtttgacgaagatcaggaggaagatagagaggctgaccagttctctatgcgaaatgagccttttgtgccttacgacattcctcctcagaataaggaaatccagctgctggctgagaaaatcaaagtgctggagagctatgccacgcctggggtggtaaatatgtccaacatggggctggtggAGGGGATTGTAATCCCTCAGaaattcaaggcgcccgcattcgacaaatacaatggcagttcttgcccggaaactcatctccagacatttgtccgcaaaatctcagcatacaccgcggatcaaaaactgtggatgtactttttccaggacagcctgtctggaggctccttggaatggtac from Lathyrus oleraceus cultivar Zhongwan6 chromosome 1, CAAS_Psat_ZW6_1.0, whole genome shotgun sequence includes:
- the LOC127119225 gene encoding uncharacterized protein LOC127119225, with translation MRRPGLKDDVAYSFFDPDISVLKDMIALITPDHVGLFREVYGGILKTVFRLMDRDRSAIHTLLQFYDPELRCFVFPDYVLGPMLEDYADILNIQIRDQVPFRVTKEEPDIGGISRAFYLSPEVVKGNLKEKGKLPGFHLSFLEAKAKEQSELGNWEAVCALVAASIYGIILFPNQKNFVDINAIRLFIRRNPIPTLIGDVYYSVHNRNEKRRGGLIRCCAQLLVKWFMGYLPSKGAFVLLGQNVNWATKLMGLRAKDIDWTHSSGVGQDFICSCRGFPNVPLIGVQGCINYNPTLLKRQMGFAMELPPYKSDVQESVYFPVEGNQDRVKQISDAWRSIQRKGKASWGRANNRSFPSFDDWLRKRVELTCLPFPMVDPWYPLVEETPSTVSMDEFLEMKRERDQLLAEKTELEMNVARVQRANQELKAKMEDQDKRHALNAKRFEMDTAYYGKVSQALASSAKEHDITKENLFRASKVIEDEKRRQILVRDQRDERARVLAAEWEAEKAKIRAERDH